GCGATCAAGTTCTTCAAAAACACGGTGGGCGAGGACGCGATCTTAGGCCCTGCGGCGGTGTTTATCGCCGAGGGAATTTACTCCGACGCGCTGCAGGAATACGACAACTATTTCAACTACTACGCGGCGGGCAAGAACTATGACCAGATAGTCGAACGTTACCTGAAACAGTGCTTCTATTACGCCAGGACGCTGAAGGACGCGAAGATGTCCGAACGCGCGCTGACGTATTTCTATAAGGTGGTCAACAAGTTCCCCGGGAATTCCTACGCTGACCGCGCGCTCTACGAAATCGCGGATATTTACTACACCGGGAAAAGTTTCGCCAATTCGCTCTATATTATCGATAAAATTCTTGCCAACAGCAATCCCGAATGCGACCCCGCGGCGCTGTTCCTCGAGGGGCAGATTTACTACGAGACCGGAAAGAAGGCGGAGTCGTATAAGGCGTTCCAGGAAGTCCGCGACCATTACCCGGAGACCGCCTACGGTAAACGCGCGATCGAGTGGATCGAGGTGATTTCGAAGGAATTCCAGTATAATTAAGTAACTCCCGGTTTCACTTGAAGTAGGCCAGAAATTATTAAAACACTAAAGCATACACTAAGCTTGAAAAAACTTATCATAAAACAATTTATTCAAATTAAAGCAAAATAAAAAGTTGACAATACCAAATATAATTGGTATATTATCTATAAGGAAAATGAATGCCGTTAAGCGGAAAAGAGATGCTTGATTTATTTTTAAAAAATGGATGGAAAAAGCTGAGACAGGAAGGTAGTCATGTTCAGGTCGGGAAAGGGAAAAAAAGGGAAACAATTCCGCTTCACAAAGAATTAAAAAAGGGTCTTGAAGCGAAATTGAAGAAGCGTTTGAAGGAGGATTAGTATGAATTATCATTTTAGGATTCATAAAGAGAGTGACGGATTATGGGCAGAGTGTATTGAATTGGAAGGATGCGTGACTCAGTCCGAGAAGGGTACTATGGACGATTTATTAAATAATATGACCATTGCACTGAACCTGTATCTCGATGAACCGGACTACGATATGAGATTTCCTTCTCCCGATAAAAATCTGGCTGGAGACGATATTGTTGAGGTTCCTGTCGAGCCTGGAATCGCGTTTGCTTTACTTATAAGAGAGAAGCGACATGAAAGAAATCTTACCCAAAAAGAGATGGCAAAAAGACTGGGGTTTTCCAATCTATGGAGTTATCAAAGACTTGAAGCGCCGAGAAAAAATAATCCTAAATTGACCACCATTGCAA
This window of the Brevinematales bacterium genome carries:
- a CDS encoding type II toxin-antitoxin system HicB family antitoxin, which translates into the protein MNYHFRIHKESDGLWAECIELEGCVTQSEKGTMDDLLNNMTIALNLYLDEPDYDMRFPSPDKNLAGDDIVEVPVEPGIAFALLIREKRHERNLTQKEMAKRLGFSNLWSYQRLEAPRKNNPKLTTIAKIKKEIPELDFNLIFQD
- a CDS encoding tetratricopeptide repeat protein; protein product: MARSESVFGVIIVFFLIVIIGILSYFLFFQKPLDDEKVFQKIKVSYEVGDYPLCIDLVTHMIVDYPESKYLNTAITYGANLLYMKKDYDGARKYVEKVVTAKNVTAAEFVDAVIVLGKILREVEKYDPVTVDYLEDAYLKADKGTKPELAAYLGYAYLYKRDYTNAIKFFKNTVGEDAILGPAAVFIAEGIYSDALQEYDNYFNYYAAGKNYDQIVERYLKQCFYYARTLKDAKMSERALTYFYKVVNKFPGNSYADRALYEIADIYYTGKSFANSLYIIDKILANSNPECDPAALFLEGQIYYETGKKAESYKAFQEVRDHYPETAYGKRAIEWIEVISKEFQYN
- a CDS encoding type II toxin-antitoxin system HicA family toxin — its product is MLDLFLKNGWKKLRQEGSHVQVGKGKKRETIPLHKELKKGLEAKLKKRLKED